aaaatttaagtatGAAAATATCCAATTTAAATTGGCAGCGTGTTACtctcttaattattttttcccCGAAAGGAAACGGATAAAATGCTATTCTCGTAATTCAAGAAGGGATCGATGTcaaagtgaagaagaagacgaaaaaAACCCCCACGTGTCCTTTCACCCACACTCCCTAGTGCTCCCTCTGCTCTGTCTCCATGTTCCTCTGTCATCACTTCTGAATCTCATAAGTCATAAGCCAAACACGACCTTACTCATCACAACAATCCAACACTCTCTATCTCTGAAACAACATAACTCCAATTCTGAATAAAACAAGATGGAAACAGAAGAAGAGAATTCACTTAACGCAGCACTAATAGAAGCTATTCTCAAGGAGCAAGAGGAAGAAGATCAAGCTCACAGAAGAAGAGCAGCGTTTAATTATGTACCCCCGCCGCAGCTGAACAACCAATGGCAAACGGTTTCCTATAACAAACGGAACCGGAACAAATCCTCTAAGCAGTCTGTAACCGCCGATCTTGACGGTGCCGCCGCCTCTTCCTCCTCTGCTGCAGCTTCTGATTCTGTCTTCAGCTCCGTTGAGCGCCACTCCGAGGAGCGTCGACGCCGGATCGCTGAGGCTCAGATCGCCGGCGATAATGCCTCGTCCGATGCTGCTCCGCAGAGATCGCTGCGGTATTCCGATGATGATGAGGACGATGACGGTGGCGATGCCGACCAGGGAGGTGCTCTGAATGGCTCTTCTCAGGCGAAGAAGGTGAAACAAAAGAAGCCGAAGAAGCCAAAGGTGACGGTGTCAGAGGCATCTTCAACGATCAATGCTGATGATCTTGCCGCGTTTCTCGCTGAGATCACGGTGAGTTTTGAAACTCAATTTCGGTTTTGATTTTTTGAGATTGCTTCTGATTTCAAGTTTGAGATTGATCTGAATTGTGATTTGTGGAAATTTGAATGTGCGTGTGTTTTGGTGGTGCAGGCTTCATATGAATCTCAGGAAGACATTTTGTTGATGCGATTTGCTGATTATTTTGGCCGCGCCTTCTCATCTGTCGGAGGAGCTCAATTCCCATGGTTTAAGACTTTCAAAGAATCTCCAGTTGTAAAGATTGTTGATGTAAGTTGTCTTTTTTTCCCCTTCCTATATaacgaaagaaaagaaacaaaaggcTTTATTCGGCTTATGATTAGAAGGTGAAAGATGTAAGCtttttgttggatttagctttgTTCTCTCACCTCATGTTTGCAACTGTGAAGTGCAAGTATTGCTTGTTTGCTTTGGTTTGGAAGGgaatgttttgattgatttatttattttgacatTTTAAATTGCTTTTTGAAAAGGTTGATTCCCGTGACTTATCAGATTTTTTTCAATGATTGATCTGTTAGGTCTCTGGTGCTCTATTTTATGGTCAGCATCATCTTTTGTTGCTTAGATAGTAGCAATTCTGTTAACTAATGGTTTTAAGTGTTTCTTATTTGCGTTTCCCCATAGATCCCTCTTTCACATATCTCGGAGGATATTTATAAATTATCAACAGAATGGATTGGCCATCGATCATCCGAAGCACTTGGGTCCTTTGTGCTATGGTCGTTGGACAGCATTCTTGCAGACCTTGAAATTCATCAGGGTGTTGTTAAGGGAAATAAAAAGGTGGTCCAGCAGCAACCTTCGGCAAAATCTCAGGTACCATACTGCAGCAGATTTTTTATGTTTGTCTTTATTTATTGGTTTTGACTAATTTTTTAGGCTCAGATCTTCAAAATCTTTCATGTGGTTCCTTAGAGTGTTTTTACAAGGTTTGCAAGTTGAGAGTTTTGGAGAAGGGATGTAAGGTAAGGGTTTGAGAAGTAAAAAAGACTTTACACTTCAAGCTCTTGCCTTCCTTCACCTTCAAAACAAAAACTCACAAACACCCTTAGTTTTGTTATCAAGAGTTACTAATGGATGATTAGCTtgtaaaaactacatgaaaatttggtttttggggggggggggggggtggtTTAATTTATCCTATCAGGCTAGAACCAAGTTCGGATGTTAGTGGACTGGTGGAAATACATGCCTCCTTGGACAGTAGTGTATGAGAGTCTGATCCTCAATTCTTGATAATTTTAGGTTTGATTTTCTGTAATTATAGCCCTGTTCAATGTGAAAAAATGTACCCTTAGTCTCTCACCCTATGATATTTCGGAAAGGGTATATGTCCTTATCAGGTCATCTGTAGTGTCACTTCTTTAAGCATACTTCGAATACTTTTTTACTACTTATTGATAGTTAGAACATTGCCCCCTAGTTAAATATAGTTATGGATATACCAGTCAAAAACCTTGTATTGCTTTATGCTTATTGTCCACATATGACTTATACAACATATGATTAACCTCTGTTTGATGTTAACATGGTATATCATTTGAACTACAGGTTGCCATATTTGTGGCTTTAGCGATGATAATTCGACGAAAACCTGATGTCATGATTAGTTTATTGCCAATAATGAAGGAGAGTCAAAAATATCAAGGTCAGGATAAACTTCCTCTCATTATTTGGGTGATAGCTCAGGTGACTCTTTTCAACATGACTTAGCACCTTCTTGCCACAACTGAAaatatgaattatttttttatggatTCTTAACCTGATAAATAATTTGTCTAGGCTTCTCAAGGAGATCTAGTTGTAGGGTTGTACTTGTGGGTCTCTCTTCTCTTACCTATGCTCTGCGGCAAATCCAGTTGTAATCCACAGTCGAGAGACTTGATTTTGCAGTTGGTTGAAAGGTTAGGAatctttttatctattttccctAATTCTTCATGTAAGAGGTGCAGAATTGATCGCTgatccttttcttcttttattttatttctttgttttatttttttattttttatgaatttgcTCTGTTGTATTTCTTTTCTGAACAGAATTATTGCATATCCCAAAGCTCGGCCTATCTTGCTAAATGGGGCTGTCAGAAAGGGGGAGCGCGTTGTGCCGCCATCAGCTCTTGACACTCTATTGAGAATCACTTTTCCTCCTCCTTCAGCCCGGGTCAAAGTAGAACTTCCTCTATTTTTTTTTGGGATTAAATCTTGTAATTCATCTAATGATGTGGATTGCAACCTTTAGTTACTCATCTGttattttctcttttcctcGTATATCTATTTAAGGCCACTGAGAGATTCGCAGCTGTTTATCCAACATTAAAGGAGGTAGCCCTGGCGGGATCGCCTGGAAGCAAAGCAACAAAGCAACTTGCGCAGCAGATATTAAGCTTTGCAATTAAAGCTGCTGAAGAAGGTGATGCCCAGTTAATGTAGATTGTATAGTGTGTGTGTTGCTGTTTTTTTGCATGCTGTCTTCAGTATTTACCGAAGAGTTCAAGGAGTTGGTGTTTTCCTTTTAGTGTGAAAGCTAAGATGGTTTATTCTCTTACAGCCAATTCTGACCTATCAAAGGAGGCCAGTGACATTGTTATGTGGTGCTTGGCTCAGAACCCTGAATGTTACAAGCAATGGGTGAGCACAACAGAATAATATTCCATTCCTTTTTTGGATGTTGAATTTTTCATATGACTCTTTCCCTACTTACTAATATGAATACGTAATTGAATGCTTGGAAACAGGATTCCCTATATATGGATAACCTTGAAGCAAGTATTGTTGTATTGAGAAAGCTTTCTGATGACTGTAAGGAACACACCATCACACATTCCAGTTCTGATCTTTTAAGTGAAGCTCTCAGAAGCTTCAT
The Arachis stenosperma cultivar V10309 chromosome 7, arast.V10309.gnm1.PFL2, whole genome shotgun sequence genome window above contains:
- the LOC130939134 gene encoding uncharacterized protein LOC130939134, which gives rise to METEEENSLNAALIEAILKEQEEEDQAHRRRAAFNYVPPPQLNNQWQTVSYNKRNRNKSSKQSVTADLDGAAASSSSAAASDSVFSSVERHSEERRRRIAEAQIAGDNASSDAAPQRSLRYSDDDEDDDGGDADQGGALNGSSQAKKVKQKKPKKPKVTVSEASSTINADDLAAFLAEITASYESQEDILLMRFADYFGRAFSSVGGAQFPWFKTFKESPVVKIVDIPLSHISEDIYKLSTEWIGHRSSEALGSFVLWSLDSILADLEIHQGVVKGNKKVVQQQPSAKSQVAIFVALAMIIRRKPDVMISLLPIMKESQKYQGQDKLPLIIWVIAQASQGDLVVGLYLWVSLLLPMLCGKSSCNPQSRDLILQLVERIIAYPKARPILLNGAVRKGERVVPPSALDTLLRITFPPPSARVKATERFAAVYPTLKEVALAGSPGSKATKQLAQQILSFAIKAAEEANSDLSKEASDIVMWCLAQNPECYKQWDSLYMDNLEASIVVLRKLSDDCKEHTITHSSSDLLSEALRSFIQKNEEGLSKVEDGARLALLKDADKHCKVILRQLSQGHGCMKSMAFVSVVLAVGAVFLSQNMHFLDYKKLSEMLNLS